The Candidatus Bathyarchaeota archaeon DNA segment CAGAATCGAACAGACCTTTTGAGCTTGACCCCAGATTTGTCCTTCAAAAAGTTATGAACAATGTTAAGAAGAACTTAGGGGCTTCTGTTAACTATTACGCATCTGCTGAAATGGAGCATTTCCTTTTTAAAAGAGGTGAAGATGGCAACGTCAAATTGCTTGACGAAGGGGGATATTTGGCTACTCCCCCAACAGATCTCAGTGCTGACATAAGACTTGAAATTACCGAGAACTTCAGAAACATGGACATTTTAATCGAAAAACATCATCACGAAGTGCCCCCTGGAAAATATGAGCTAAACCTAGCTTACTCTAATGCATTAAGGATGGCTGACACCGTCTACTTAGTCAAGTTTCTCGTGAAACTAGTAGCAGCCAAAAATGGACTTATCGCTTCCTTTATGCCGAAGCCTTTTAGCGGTCAATTTGGAGCGGGGCTACACACTCATGTTAGTCTCATAAACGATGAAAAAGGTCAAAACCTATTTTATGACCCAAATGGAAGCTACGGTCTGAGCAAAACAGCCTTAAACTTCATAGTTGGCATTTTGAGTCATGCAAAAGCCTTGGCAGCTATAACTAACCCTACGGTTAATTCATACAAAAGGCTTGTACCCGGGTGGGAAGCTCCAGTCTACATTTCATGGGCTAAGTACAATCGGTCAGTCCTTGTTAGGGTTCCCCCGGGAAAAGAGAAAAGAACTAGACTGGAGTATAGACCTACTGACGGGTCATGCAATTTCTACCTTGCATTTGCTGCTATTCTATCCGCTGGGTTGGATGGTATTAAGAGAAAGATTGAGCCTCCGAAGCCTGTGGAAGAAGACATCTACGAGATGAGTGAAAAGGAAAAATCTAAAAGAGGTATAGAGGTGCTTCCTGGAAATTTGGGTGATGCTTTACGGGAGTTCTCCAAAGATAAGTATATACAAGAGGCTTTAGGGAAGGCGTTCTGCGAAAAGTTTCTAGAACTTAAGACTCAAGAGTGGAGAGATTTCAATGTTACCGTGCATGAATGGGAAAGAACAAAATATCTAGATGTCTAGATTACAACGGAAAAGGGAGGAAGAATAATGGCGATAGAAGCTGATTTTGTAATTATCAACGCAGATGAACTTGTGACTCTAAAGGGAACAGGCAATAAACCGCAAATTAGAGAGGAAATGAACAATCTTGGCACAATAGAGGATGGAGCTGTTGCAGTTAAGGATGGAAAAATAGTATCTGTTGGAGCCACAAAAGAAGTGTTGGACAAGCTTGAGAAAGGATTTGAAGTTATAGATGCAAGCGGAAAACTCGTCTCACCCGGACTCATCGACCCCCATGTCCACCTAATTTTCGCTGGTTCTAGAGAAGAGGAACTTGAGTCTATGGCAGTAAAAGGTATTCCATACTTGGAAATCAAAGCTAGGGGAGGAGGTATGCCAACGACGCTCAAAAAAACAGGTCAGGCAACCACTGAAGAGCTGCTTAAACGAACCACCCAAATACTTGACACGATGCTAATCCATGGCACAACAACAATAGAAGCGAAAAGCGGATACGAAATGACATTCAATGGCGAAATCAGACAACTGGAAATAATAAACAACCTCAACAAAACGCATCCAATCGACTTGATTCCAACTTTTCTGGCTCAGGGAATTCCCTTCGAATATGAAAACAAAGTTGACCTACTGACAAACGAAATAGTCGAAAAGTGGATTCCAGAAATTGTAAGGAGAAAATTGGCTGAGTACTGTGATGTGTTCTGCGAAAAAGGATACTTCAACATAGAACAGTCTAGGCGAATACTTAAGGCAGGCAGAAAATACGGCATGAAATTGAGGGTTCACTCTGATTGGCTTGTCCACAGTGGAGGGGCAAAGCTAGGTGTGGAATTAGGAGTTGTCTCTGCGGACCACCTAATCTTCACACCGATGGAGGACATTGAAGCCTTAGCAAGTAGAGGCACTATCGGGGTTTTCTTGCCAACCACTCCTTTTTGCTATTTAGGCACATATGCAAAAGCCAGAAAAATCATAAACAAAGGATTACCTATTGCGTTAGCAACCGACCTAAGTGCAGCAAATATGTGCGAATCTATGCAGATGATGATGACTATTGCAATTCTCCAGATGAAGATGACTACAGAAGAAGCCCTTGTAGCGGCAACAATTAACGCAGCTCACTCCATAGATCGCGCCCACGACATAGGAAGTTTAGAAGAAGGAAAAAAAGCAGATATAGTTATTTTTGACGCTCCAAATCACAAATATTTCCCATATCACTACGGCATTAACCTAGCCGAAAAAGTGTTCAAAAATGGAAAGTTAGTGGCAGAAAAAGGAAGAAAAGTGAAATAGAAATTTTAGCCTTTGCCAGAGGCGTCTTTTCTCTTCTCTCTTATATTGTTTTTTCTCGTTGGTTTGACCCATAGGTAGTTATCTCTCAACAAATTTGATAGTGGCAAAGAATTATAATGTGTTTGTACCATTCTGGTATAAGGTGAACTGGCTTGTTCAATATTGAAAAGCCTGTTAAATGCTTGACCGGACCAGAACTGCATTGTAAAAACTGGCAGATTGAAGGCATCTACCGCATGCTCCACCATGTTCTCGACCCGGAAGTGGCAAAGGATCCTGAAAAGCTTATTGTTTACGGAGGCACAGGCAAAGCCGCCCGTAACTGGGAATGCTTCGGCAAAATCGTTGAAACTCTAGAACGTCTGGAACCAGACGAAACCATGCTGATCCAAAGCGGCAAGCCAGTAGCGGTTTTCAAAACTCATGAGTGGGCACCAAGAGCTTTACTCGTGAATTCTATGTTGGTGCCGAAATGGGCAACTTGGGACTACTTTTACGAGTTGGAACAGAAGGGTTTAATCATGTTTGGTCAAATGACGGCGGGTTCTTGGGCTTATATTGGCACTCAAGGCATTTTACAAGGCACTTACGAAACGTTAGCGGCTGTTGCAAAGGAGCATTTCGGCGGAAGCCTTCGTGGAAAACTTGTTTTAACAGCGGGTTTGGGCGAGATGGGCGGCGCCCAGCCTCTTGCCGTGACTATTAATGACGGCGTAGCACTGATTGTTGAGATTGACAGGAAAGCCATAGAAAGGCGACTTAGACACAAATACTTGGAAACGTGGACTGACGACCTTAACGATGCAATCGGCATGGCAATAGACGCCACAAGAGAAGGAAAACCCAAAAGCATAGGACTCCTCGGCAACGCTGCAGAAGTACATCCGAAACTTGTCAAAAAAGGCATAATTCCAGACGTTTTGACAGACCAAACTTCTGCTCACGACCCTCTCAACGGATACTACCCCATGGGTCTTTCTAAAGAAGAAGCTGATAAGCTAAGAGAAGAAAACCCAAAGGAATACATTAAAAAAGCAAAGGCAAGCATGAAAGTCCACGTTGAAGCCATGGTTGAAATGATGCGAAAAGGCGCAGTAACCTTTGACTACGGCAACAACCTTCGTCAACAAGCCTACGACGCCGGCTACAAAGACGCCTTCTCTTATCTAGGCTTTGTGCGACGCTACATTAGACCCATGTTCTGTGAAGGAAAAGGTCCCTTCCGCTGGACATCGCTCGTAGGTACTCCAGAAGACATTTACAAACTGGACAACGTCATCCTCAAAGAATTCGCCTACAACAAGGAATTATGCCTCTGGATACAAAAGGCAAAGGAGAAAGTGAAGTTTCAAGGTTTACCCGCTCGTGTTTGCTGGTTGGGTTTTGGAGAAAGAGCCAAATTTGGAAAAATTATCAACGACATGGTGCGCAAAGGCGAGCTTTCTGGGCCCATATGGATAGGACGTGACCATTTGGACTGTGGAAGTGTGGCTTCGCCAAATCGCGAAACTGAGGGCATGATAGACGGCAGCGATGCTATTGCAGATTGGCCAATACTGAACGCTTTACTTAACGCTGTGGGTGGTGCAACTTGGGTTTCGGTTCATCAAGGCGGCGGCGTAGGAATAGGCTACAGCATCCATGCAGGTATGTGCCTCGTAGCAGACGGCACAAAGGAGATAGAAAAGCGTTTAACAACAGTTCTAACAACTGACCCGGGAATAGGAATTGTAAGGCATGCCGATGCGGGCTACAAGAAAGCCAAACAAGTAGCAAGGGAAAATGCAATTAAAATGCCAATGCTGGAGTGACTTGACATTAGGAGAAAAATGTTGTGACCAAAAATCCGCTTCGACTTGTTGCATACTGCGGGCTCTACTGCAGTCTATGTGCAAACAGAAACAGAATTCCCAAACGTGCAAAGCTCCTGCAGGAGACGCTTCACGGAGAGGGCATGGACTTGTGGTACAAATACATCCCATCCATGAAAGACGTGTTCCCCACGTTTTGGGAATTTCTCGACAAACTGGTGAAAACGGATTGCGCCTGCAGAACGGAAGGAGGCCCGCCTGACTGCAAAATAAGAGAATGCGCAAAAAAGAAAGCAGTAGACACGTGCCCGCTTTGTCAGGAATACCCATGCAGCCTCATTGAAAGTTTGGCTGAACACTATGTTACGGCGATTCAAGATGGAAAACGACTGAAAAAGATAGGGTTGAAGGCATGGGTTAAAGAGCAAGAAGAAAGAGCACGCCGCGGAGTGGTGTATGCTGACACCCGTGTGCCTTGGAAAGAATAAACTAATACTATACATGTTGACGTGGATGAAAAATTATGAGAAAAGTGATTATTGACGGAGAAACATTAACTATCGAAGACGTAATAGCTGTTGCCCGTGACAACGCTACCGTGACAACCTCTGAGAAAGCCAAGAAAAAGGTTAGACAGGCACGGAAAACCTTGGAGCGACTTTTGAAAGATAAGAAGATAATTTACGGAGTGACAACGGGTTTTGGCGCTTTAGGAAATGTCGCCATTCCGCCTAAAGACATAAGGCAGCTTCAAGTAAATCTCATTCGAAGTCATGCTTCTGGCGTTGGAAAACCGCTGAGCAGAGACGTAACGCGGGCGTTGATGCTTTTGCGCGCTAACACGCTGGCTAAGGGATATTCTGGAGTGCGTTTGGAAACTTTAGAGACGCTGGTGCAAATGATTAACAAAGGCGTGCACCCAGTTATTCCGGAAAAAGGTTCTGTAGGTGCCAGCGGTGACTTGGCTCCACTTTCTCACATGGTTTTGGTGATGATTGGAGAAGGTGAAGCAGAATATCAAGGCGTGGTTCTGGACGGAAAAGAGGCTATGACGAAAGCCGACATTTCACCCCTAACACTTGACGTGAAAGAAGGTGTTGCTTTAAACAATGGCACTCAAATGATGAGTGCAGTTGCAGCTCTTGCCGTTTATGATGCGGAAAACTTGGTGCGAACAGCCGAAGTCGCTGCTGCTGTAAGTCTTGAAGCCTTATGCGGGATAGTAGACGCCTTCGACGAAAAAATTCACAAAGTAAGACCTCATAAAGGACAGATTGAAACTGCTAAGAACATCCGCAGACTTGTGTCTGGCAGCAAATTAGTAAAGCCTAGCAGTGAAGCGGTGAGGGAAAATAAGTATCCGCAAGATCCGTATTCTTTGAGATGCATTCCCCAAGTTTTAGGCTCGGTTCGCGACGCAATAAGTTATGTTAAGGGCGTAGTGGAAGTGGAAATTAATTCTGCAACCGATAACCCCCTTGTCTTCGTTGAAGATGAAGTGTGTCTGTCTGGAGGAAACTTCCACGGACAACCCATTTCTGCTGTTATGGACTATCTTGCCATCGCGTTGACAACAATAGGCAACTTTTCTGAAAGAAGAACAGCGAGACTGATTGATGAGAAGTTGAGCAGAGGGCTTCCCGCCTTCCTAGTCTTTAGCAAAGCTAAGAGAGGGTTGCAAAGTGGCTTCATGACGTTGCAGTACACAGCTGCAGCGTTGGCTTCAGAAAACAAATCCTTAGCCCATCCAGCCAGCGTCGATTCTATTCCTACATCGGCTAATTTTGAAGACTTTGTGAGTATGGGTCCTATTGCGGCGAGAAAGGCTGTAGAGATTCTTAGAAACACTGAATACATTGTTGCTGTTGAACTTTTGTCGGCGGCGCAAGGTGTTGAATTTAGAGAGACAAACAAACTTGGAAAGAGAACCAAAGCGGCGTACAATCTGATAAGAAAAGAAGTGCCTTTCCTTAAGGAAGATAGAGCGGTTTACAAAGACATAGAAGCAGTTGAGGCGCTAGTTCGGAATGAGGAGTTTTTGAAGTTAAAAGGGTAGAATCTTTATCTATGCCAGTCTTTGGAGAGCTTTTAGTCTTTTTACGATATTTGGATGACTACTGAAAAATTCCAGAAACTTGTCAATGCCTGTTACTCTTCTTTGCAATACTTCCTCAACGAGCTTTCTGTCGCTTACTCCGGACCGAGCTATTGCTTTCGCGTCTGCCGCGGCTCTATCAGGGTCGGATATGAAGAGGGCTTTGAAAGAGTTTAGCTGTCCCGATTTAGGTATTCTCTTTTTCATCCGTCCACTTTTATGAACTATCTTTACTAATCCTTCAGAAAGCTTTCTCGAGCCGTCTTCTACGATAGATGCGCTGTGGCCGTCAGCATAATATTCCCGCAGACGGCTTAGGTATAACGTGAACAGAGTGAGTATCCAGTATAGGAAGATGCTGATTATTCCGATGATTGCTCCTGCGCCGCCGCTGTCGTCTCTGCTTTTTCCTCCAAACATTGAGGAAAACAGGAAAGAGTAGCCTATGTAGTAGAAGATTGCGGGTAAAATGGAGACGAACATCATTACTTGTACGTCTCGGTGTTTCAAGTGGCCTAGTTCGTGACCGATAACTGCTTCAACTTCCTCGCTCTCCAAAGTTTTCACCAACCCCTCAGTAACTGCAACTCTGCTACCTGCAATGGGAGAGCCATAGGCGAAAGCGTTTGGAATAGGGATGCGCGCCAACATCAGTCGAGGCGTTTTAATACCACTTCTCAGGCTTAACTGTTCTACCTTAGCGTACAGTTCGGGGTTTTCTGACTTTGAAATTGGTCGCACTCGATAGATAGCGTCAATCAAGTATGGTGCAACAAGCCATTGCAGAATGTTAAAGCCAATTATGAAGATAATCAGCCATGTGATGTTGAAAGTTCCAGTTAGGGTTAATATGATTGTGAAGAATAGGGTTGAGAGTCCTATAATGATTGCTAACGTTCCAACCATGGAAGCTCGTAACTTTAAAGGAGAACTCATGCTTTAATCCCAAAGAACCTCAGCAACACAAACTCGCATATAAACCTTTTTTAGAAAGAAGAGAAAATAAAAATCTTTAAAACGTTATCAAGACGCTTTTTTCTCCACTTTGTATAGATTTCCAACTTTACATGTTTCAAATTTTACACCTAGAATTTCCTGAGCAAGCCACATGTTGGTCTCTAGATGGTCGGTGATTGAACGTGTAAGAAAAACTGATTTGTCTTTTGCCAACGCCATGTATGGCACTAGCATGTCTGCGAGATGGACATCCACGGTGGCTTTAGCCTCTATCTCCAGCAGCAAGTTTTCTGCAGCCTCTCCACCCACAGTCTCACTAGGTTTTCTTAGTTCGCCGATAGCGTCGCCCCCTAAGAGAATACCTGTGCTAGTCTGTGCCCACAACGTGAGAGAACTGCCCTTCTGCAGAGGATTCGAAAAATCATTGAAAACCTGAATGTCCGCCCCATACCCACATGTTCTCAAAAGGTCGTTAGCAGCTTTTGCCTGACGCTTAGCAACTCTTCGGTCAGCCAAAAAAGTGCAAACAGATATACCCTTTAATGCTTCAATCCGCCCAAATTTTCCAAAGCGGAAAGAACCAAGCTTCGGGTTAGGCGTGACTTTAACGGAAACTTCACCCATACCCTTTGGATAGTAACCATACTTGTTAATCGTCAAAGAAGTCGTAAACCTCATTTTTTCAAGAACTGGAAGAAAAACGTGGCTCAGATAATTTATTGTAGGAGAGTGAGAAACGTCCGTGCCGCCCTTCGAAATGTGAATGGAAACTGGATTTTTAGCGAAGGCACAGATAGGAAGAACAGTAATTAGAAGCATTGGGATGCTTCCAGCGGTGCCAATTTCCGCTTCCACCCTACCGCCAACAATTTCGGTTGGATAAAACCACAGCTCTTTAGAGCCAACTTCGGCTCCTTTCACGGTTGCATTGCAAAGTTTAGCAGCGGTTAACACAGCTTCTAAATGTTGGGGCTTCAAGCCTGGTTTAGGGCGTTTCTGGCGTATGTTGTAGATGTGCAGAGGCCTTTTCAGAATCGCAGCCATAGCTACCGATAAACGTAGAATTGTGCCGCTGCCGCTCTTTTGGCTTCCATCAACTTCCAGCAACTTTTGCCCTCAACCAATTCTTTTTCAAGATTATCAGAAGAGACTATTTTACATTGTGTTGCCGCTTCGAAAAGGACAAAATAAAAGAGGGACTAAAATGGATAGTTAAATGCAGAGGGAGAAAAGCAAAAATGAGCGAAGTAAAACCCAACACCGAAAAAATACTGCAGAGGTTAAGTGAAGTTCTTGATGTTTTAAAGAGGCTTTCTGAAGATTTACAAGATATCTCAAAGTCACTTAAGACCATAACTCCGACCACAGCTCCAACCGCTGCGCCTCCTGCAACACCCTTAGCGCCGACTCCTCAACCTGGAGGAAAGCGAATAGAAGACCTTCGAATGATGTTTACGAAAGAACTAGAAACAATGCTTATTTTCGAAGACAAAGGAGACTTCATAAAAATAACACCTCGCCAATACCTTGGTCCAGAAAACTTTGCAAAAATTGCGTCTACCATCCGGGAGGCAGGGGGCGAGTATGTCAGCGCTGGAAAAGGCTCTCACTTCAGAATCCCAAAATAAACGAAACTCGCCTAGCTACCATACTATTCGGAAATCTACAAACTCGCCACTATAGATTTCAAAAACAACTTTGGTTTTAGTTACCCTTGCGCCGGGCGGTCCTCTATTACAAAATTCAATCAGTTTTTCAACACTTTCCTTTTTTCCCTCAAAAACCGCTTCAACTCCTCCATCAGGAAGGTTTCTAACCCAACCTGTCACGTTGTATCTGTAGGCTTCTCGACGTGTTTCTGATCTAAAAAAGACTCCTTGAACTCTTCCGCTGACGAACATGTGTGCTTTAACCTTCATCTGAAACCTCTCATTCTTTTAACGTGAAGGAATAGTGGTTTCTCCATCGACTACTCTTTTTGATAACTTATATCTAAGCAATTCTCCAATTCTGAACAAAGAACTAACAATTGTCGGATTGATGAAAAGCTGCGAAAATTATACGCAATATTAGGAACCAGTTTCTTTCTGTGGACTGGCTGGCTAGCTTTTACTCCTGTTTTTCCGTTACACATTGATGCTCTTGGTTTCTCCTTTTTTGATTTAGGTCTCTTGATGGCCATACCTTCCCTCTTTTCTATATTTCTCAGACTTCCCATAGGAACCGTTGCCAGTCGAATTGGGAAAAAACGGATAATTCTCTTCGCTTTGGCTATCCAAACATTGTCATTTCTGCTTCTAGGCTTTCTAGCCGATTGGGGCGGGCTTTTTGCGGTTCGAATCTTGCAGGGAATTGCCGTGGCTCTCTTTCCGCCGATCATTACTGCAGCCATATATGACTTGGCAATTCCCACAGGCAGAGGAAGAATGTTTGGGGTATTTTTCACATCTATCGGATTAGCCATGATTTTTGGTCCGTTGCTGAGCAGTGTACTTTTGCAGTTTCTAAGCTTCAATAGTTTCTTCGTAGTGTTATCGTTGTTTCCAGCTGTTGGTTTTGCCATCTATCTCATCGGATCATCGGGTAAAGATTTGTCTTCAGTTGAGAAATATAGCACTGGAATAAGGTCTATCGGGCGAGTTCTGAAAAACCGAAATGTTTTAGCGTTGTGCTCTTGCAGAGTTCTGTTTGCGATTACAGCGTCGATGTTTGCCACGCTTTTCTCTATACACGCTGAAGGTACTTTATTGATCACGTCATCTCTTGTGAGCGCCTTGTTTATGGTTAGAGGAATATCTAATGCTCTTTTGCGATTGCCTTCGGGAAAAATCTCTGACAGAATTGGGCGAAAGAAACCAATTATACTCTCTTACATCATTTTTGTTGGCGTTTTTCTTCTCTTTTCAGAAACAAGCAGTCTTATTGCTTTTGTGTTGACTATGGCTATTTACGGATTTGCTTGGGGCTTAAGAGTTGCTCCAGAAACTGCATTTGTTAGCGATCTCGTTGACAGCGAGGATGCAAGTGTTGGAATAGCTCTCCTCCAAACAATGTTTCCATTAGGCTCCACAATCGGGTCAATTGTAGCAGGATGGCTTGCACTGACTACTCCAATTCAAACAATATTCAAATTGTCTTCACTAATAATTGTTCCAGCGATTATCATTCTTCTAAGCATAAAAGAAACATAAGATTGTATAGGATATTTTTAGTAAAGATATAACACAGAAAAAGGAAGAACAAGTTTGACTACATGCAATAGTAGATAGTTGAGGTCGTCAAGTCGTGGAAAGATATAAAAATCTTATAGAAGATTTTTTCACAAATCGCTTAACCTTGTGATTACCTAAA contains these protein-coding regions:
- a CDS encoding glutamine synthetase beta-grasp domain-containing protein, with amino-acid sequence MSEVTELIQKEKVKEIVLQFTDISGILHSLWIPSELFSKVAEEGIHVDGSSIGMVDIDRSDLKLIPDVKTFVVLPPNVFSQRVARVVCDIYEPESNRPFELDPRFVLQKVMNNVKKNLGASVNYYASAEMEHFLFKRGEDGNVKLLDEGGYLATPPTDLSADIRLEITENFRNMDILIEKHHHEVPPGKYELNLAYSNALRMADTVYLVKFLVKLVAAKNGLIASFMPKPFSGQFGAGLHTHVSLINDEKGQNLFYDPNGSYGLSKTALNFIVGILSHAKALAAITNPTVNSYKRLVPGWEAPVYISWAKYNRSVLVRVPPGKEKRTRLEYRPTDGSCNFYLAFAAILSAGLDGIKRKIEPPKPVEEDIYEMSEKEKSKRGIEVLPGNLGDALREFSKDKYIQEALGKAFCEKFLELKTQEWRDFNVTVHEWERTKYLDV
- the hutI gene encoding imidazolonepropionase; the encoded protein is MAIEADFVIINADELVTLKGTGNKPQIREEMNNLGTIEDGAVAVKDGKIVSVGATKEVLDKLEKGFEVIDASGKLVSPGLIDPHVHLIFAGSREEELESMAVKGIPYLEIKARGGGMPTTLKKTGQATTEELLKRTTQILDTMLIHGTTTIEAKSGYEMTFNGEIRQLEIINNLNKTHPIDLIPTFLAQGIPFEYENKVDLLTNEIVEKWIPEIVRRKLAEYCDVFCEKGYFNIEQSRRILKAGRKYGMKLRVHSDWLVHSGGAKLGVELGVVSADHLIFTPMEDIEALASRGTIGVFLPTTPFCYLGTYAKARKIINKGLPIALATDLSAANMCESMQMMMTIAILQMKMTTEEALVAATINAAHSIDRAHDIGSLEEGKKADIVIFDAPNHKYFPYHYGINLAEKVFKNGKLVAEKGRKVK
- the hutU gene encoding urocanate hydratase; this encodes MFNIEKPVKCLTGPELHCKNWQIEGIYRMLHHVLDPEVAKDPEKLIVYGGTGKAARNWECFGKIVETLERLEPDETMLIQSGKPVAVFKTHEWAPRALLVNSMLVPKWATWDYFYELEQKGLIMFGQMTAGSWAYIGTQGILQGTYETLAAVAKEHFGGSLRGKLVLTAGLGEMGGAQPLAVTINDGVALIVEIDRKAIERRLRHKYLETWTDDLNDAIGMAIDATREGKPKSIGLLGNAAEVHPKLVKKGIIPDVLTDQTSAHDPLNGYYPMGLSKEEADKLREENPKEYIKKAKASMKVHVEAMVEMMRKGAVTFDYGNNLRQQAYDAGYKDAFSYLGFVRRYIRPMFCEGKGPFRWTSLVGTPEDIYKLDNVILKEFAYNKELCLWIQKAKEKVKFQGLPARVCWLGFGERAKFGKIINDMVRKGELSGPIWIGRDHLDCGSVASPNRETEGMIDGSDAIADWPILNALLNAVGGATWVSVHQGGGVGIGYSIHAGMCLVADGTKEIEKRLTTVLTTDPGIGIVRHADAGYKKAKQVARENAIKMPMLE
- a CDS encoding DUF3795 domain-containing protein — protein: MTKNPLRLVAYCGLYCSLCANRNRIPKRAKLLQETLHGEGMDLWYKYIPSMKDVFPTFWEFLDKLVKTDCACRTEGGPPDCKIRECAKKKAVDTCPLCQEYPCSLIESLAEHYVTAIQDGKRLKKIGLKAWVKEQEERARRGVVYADTRVPWKE
- the hutH gene encoding histidine ammonia-lyase, producing the protein MRKVIIDGETLTIEDVIAVARDNATVTTSEKAKKKVRQARKTLERLLKDKKIIYGVTTGFGALGNVAIPPKDIRQLQVNLIRSHASGVGKPLSRDVTRALMLLRANTLAKGYSGVRLETLETLVQMINKGVHPVIPEKGSVGASGDLAPLSHMVLVMIGEGEAEYQGVVLDGKEAMTKADISPLTLDVKEGVALNNGTQMMSAVAALAVYDAENLVRTAEVAAAVSLEALCGIVDAFDEKIHKVRPHKGQIETAKNIRRLVSGSKLVKPSSEAVRENKYPQDPYSLRCIPQVLGSVRDAISYVKGVVEVEINSATDNPLVFVEDEVCLSGGNFHGQPISAVMDYLAIALTTIGNFSERRTARLIDEKLSRGLPAFLVFSKAKRGLQSGFMTLQYTAAALASENKSLAHPASVDSIPTSANFEDFVSMGPIAARKAVEILRNTEYIVAVELLSAAQGVEFRETNKLGKRTKAAYNLIRKEVPFLKEDRAVYKDIEAVEALVRNEEFLKLKG
- a CDS encoding zinc metalloprotease HtpX, coding for MSSPLKLRASMVGTLAIIIGLSTLFFTIILTLTGTFNITWLIIFIIGFNILQWLVAPYLIDAIYRVRPISKSENPELYAKVEQLSLRSGIKTPRLMLARIPIPNAFAYGSPIAGSRVAVTEGLVKTLESEEVEAVIGHELGHLKHRDVQVMMFVSILPAIFYYIGYSFLFSSMFGGKSRDDSGGAGAIIGIISIFLYWILTLFTLYLSRLREYYADGHSASIVEDGSRKLSEGLVKIVHKSGRMKKRIPKSGQLNSFKALFISDPDRAAADAKAIARSGVSDRKLVEEVLQRRVTGIDKFLEFFSSHPNIVKRLKALQRLA
- the rtcA gene encoding RNA 3'-terminal phosphate cyclase yields the protein MLEVDGSQKSGSGTILRLSVAMAAILKRPLHIYNIRQKRPKPGLKPQHLEAVLTAAKLCNATVKGAEVGSKELWFYPTEIVGGRVEAEIGTAGSIPMLLITVLPICAFAKNPVSIHISKGGTDVSHSPTINYLSHVFLPVLEKMRFTTSLTINKYGYYPKGMGEVSVKVTPNPKLGSFRFGKFGRIEALKGISVCTFLADRRVAKRQAKAANDLLRTCGYGADIQVFNDFSNPLQKGSSLTLWAQTSTGILLGGDAIGELRKPSETVGGEAAENLLLEIEAKATVDVHLADMLVPYMALAKDKSVFLTRSITDHLETNMWLAQEILGVKFETCKVGNLYKVEKKAS
- a CDS encoding acylphosphatase, translated to MKVKAHMFVSGRVQGVFFRSETRREAYRYNVTGWVRNLPDGGVEAVFEGKKESVEKLIEFCNRGPPGARVTKTKVVFEIYSGEFVDFRIVW
- a CDS encoding MFS transporter, giving the protein MLGTSFFLWTGWLAFTPVFPLHIDALGFSFFDLGLLMAIPSLFSIFLRLPIGTVASRIGKKRIILFALAIQTLSFLLLGFLADWGGLFAVRILQGIAVALFPPIITAAIYDLAIPTGRGRMFGVFFTSIGLAMIFGPLLSSVLLQFLSFNSFFVVLSLFPAVGFAIYLIGSSGKDLSSVEKYSTGIRSIGRVLKNRNVLALCSCRVLFAITASMFATLFSIHAEGTLLITSSLVSALFMVRGISNALLRLPSGKISDRIGRKKPIILSYIIFVGVFLLFSETSSLIAFVLTMAIYGFAWGLRVAPETAFVSDLVDSEDASVGIALLQTMFPLGSTIGSIVAGWLALTTPIQTIFKLSSLIIVPAIIILLSIKET